TTCTGGATGATGTTATTTTGTGTTATATGCTAATCAACCAAAACTTATATGAGGAAGGTTTTTTGCTTTCATGACCACATGTACTGATATTGTTTCTATTCTACAATGTCACATGTCGGCGCTTCTTTGTTTAGATGGTGAGAGGGCGCACAGGACCAATGTGTTGTTATAGGTTGGTTTTGCCGATTAATTTGAAAAATCGTTGACCAACCAAGATCATGGATCAAATCAAAAATTGAATAGTACCTCAACTGAATGAGAAAGCTCGCTAAGAAATAGTTGACCCTGTCAAAATCATGAACGAAATCCAAAAGTGAACACCTCAACTGAGCGAGAGGGCTCCAAATTAGGAAGCATAGTGAATTAGATGATTATAGATACCAAACCAAAATACCATGTGGACTTGATGGTAGATGGCATACTATAATGCACCATGAAAACCAGATGAAACGGGTGTGGAACGCGTTTGGTTTTGAAGCAAACTTTTTAAATACATAGTGTTTATGTTCTTCTACCAAAATTTCACTGTTTCATCATGTTGATATTTATGCAGGGTACGAGATCAATGTCCTATGGTGTACATCCTTTTATAATGTTCCGTTGGGCGATCTTTCGAAATATGGAAGCCTTTTTTTTTAACACAGGCAAAAGCTTTACCAGTTATATTAATTAAGATTGTTGCCCAGTTAATTACAGAAAACCGAGCAAAACCCAATACATCTATCAAAGGTCAAGCCCACTCCAAACATCAAAACTCAACAAGGCCAACCCCACTCCCGTCGACAACATGTCAAACACTGCAACAGACGCCAACAACACAAACACATACCAAGGGGAGGCCCCGCTCCACCAACATGCCGCCCTCCACCTCCGCCAGACAGTATAGTCATGACTGCTATGGGAGGAGCAGACCCGGGACTTTCCAGCAAAGGTGAAGAGGCATGCACTCCACAAGATCCCAGCACCAATTGCAGTGATCGACATGCGCTGACGATACATCGACAGCAAGCTCATCACCCGCACAACACAAGGCCGGTGCCCTCGAAGTTATCCTTGTTTCGACTCCAAGGATAGTTATGGTAACAGACTCCATGGATGCATCAGACCAGTAGTTTAAACTCAATTTCATTACTCTGTTTCACTCGTACAAAGAACCAGTGCAACAAATGAAAGGCGCCACATGTAGCTTGTGCAGTAACAACTACAGGTACTGCCACAAGCCATACAACCATCAACGTTGTCTGTGCTCTCGCTCACTGAGCagatcatccatgttggtgcgatGTATCTAAAATGCCTTCATGTATCTTCTGTAGAATATTTGTCCAGAAAAACACTAACCCTGCGGAAAATAACAACCAACTCAGGACAAGATTTTTTTTTTGTAAGGTGAGCCAGTATGATAGTGTTCACAAGAACATTGTAACCAATAGTGCACCTTGACCAAGCCAAACTGGGAATTACCAGAGCACGTGAACTTCAAAACGAAAGCCATGTCACATCATCTATCACCATACATTGTCCTAACGAAATTGAGATATATTTAACTCTTTGTTATTCGATATTTTGGGTTATTTGGCACCATATGTACCTTCCGGAGAGAATGTGACCAATATTTAAATAGATGCTTCAACAGCAACATATTTTGGTGTTCTATAAAAAAAATTGATAGTGGAGCTTCCCTGGCATTTCTTTTGTTAACCCATCTTTTCTCATTCAGGATCCAAGCAGGTCTGGAAAAAACTGTTTcaaaagttttgatgtgcaaattcacAGTTGTTCACATTTCAATGTAATGAGGTTATGAGCAAACAGTGCAAAGTCCGATGTGTAAATGTTATAACATTTTCAAGCACACTGAGATAACTATGAGTAAATATACAGCTCCATGTGCAATGATTTTGATATCTTCACATGTAACAATAAAATGAGAAAACAGTACAAGTTCCACATGCAGGGATGTTATTACCTCTGCAAACATGTTTCTACTCTGCAAGATCAGAGTCATCATCGGCATATTTAGGAGCTGCGTTTCTAGGCAGGAATTCTTCGTCAGGATAAGTATCTGTGAATAACTGCAAGAAAAACAATGAAAGGAATTTATAAGATGAAGGGCAGATGGTTGCATGTGCCTTTTCTGTGTTCACATCTCATTATGCTCGACAGAGCTAGAGACATTATCAAGTAAATGAAGAGCTAATCTCCAAGCCTACATCAGACACAACGAAATTAACAACTAGACGAATTCACTCCAGCACTATATAGGTATACTAGTTACTCTTTCTTCAATGCAAACACCGTAATAAAGCACTCGCTATTGACATGTACAATTCAGTTCTGAAGCCTCCATGATGAGCCAGAATCCTGGCCTGTATCTCCTGCAAGTACAGAAATAAGAATAAAATTTACCAACACATAACGAACGCAATACCTGTTTTGTTGATTCCAGTATATCTCTGTAGTCCAGGTTTTCATCAGGCATGGGGCATGACAATACAGTACCAGATGTTCCCTGATAGTGGAAGACGGGACAATGGATGTCTTAATACAAATACATACAGTATATGACATCTTAACAGCACATATTTTTACTAGTGTTGAAAATGATCAAACAAATGCACCTGTGTGATCTCTTGAACATACACACAACTCCAGATTAGCACTGGCTTTGTATCCTCGATGTTTTTGCTGGTTGTCTCCAAATGGCCTTCTGAATCATCTGAAGCCTGAGTACTGAAAAGAACCTCCATAGCCTTGTTTATGTACTGCTTTCCCGTAAAGGCATCGGTACAGGGAGTAGACAGATATATCATGAACCTGCAAGGTGGAGATCAGCTTGTAAGCAAAGTTGCCTGCCTATATGGTGACAATTTCAAATGCAGTTGTTCCTATGTCAGATGCAGAAAAGTAAACACTAACACTGCATACGTAACTTACATTCCAGGAGGGCATACTGCTACATTGCTGCTCAGCTGAAGCGCCCGAACAGCTGTAGCTTGCTGCTCTTGTAATGCTAAAATGAAGGAAACAAATGAGAAGCAAATCACTTATTCAAGCAATACAAACATTAACAGAGGAGAAATAACTGTCCTCACATTTTGGGGGGAAAACAACCAGAACATTTGATGAAGCCTCTTTTATGGAGCTGCTGATTATGCATACTCCCCTGGCAACTTTTCTCGTCAAGTTGGAGTCTGAAGCATCAGCTGGCATGTCCAATGAAGGAATTTTGTATGAGGGACCTAGTATCAACTGCTGGCACAAAAGATCCTGACCAGAAGCCAATCTGGTGCCTATATAACGCTTCTTTTCCTGAACAAGAGAATGTTGATTGTTGGGTGCTATTCACAGATTACAAAATTGATCGTGCAGATCCCTAACTAAAGCATGCGACATCACTCAGAGGCAAATAAACACTGAAAATGATCGCTGATCTACTGATTCTGGGAATCGACCTAATGCATTCAAATATATTAAATGAGTCAGTATCATTCTTATCCTGAGCGGAAAAAAAATATCCCTTGCATGTACTTGAAATCAGGCTCTCCCTGACTGCTTTGCAGATTGGACAAACACTTTGGCAGAACTGTTCTTGTTGAGCTCAGGACTGAGATGCATAACCATGGTGGTTgccaacaaattttcaccatctaaagatGCAAAAAAATGAATTTTGCAGATTGTTTTATCTTTTTCCAGACTTTGATAGTACAGGAGAACCTAATTATGGTAACACTGCATCTTTTCCCTcttgaagcagcagcagcagcagcagcaggtaaTTTTGCCAACTCTCTCTACTCTATCTTTGCTGGATCAAGTGGGTGTCATAGAATCCTATGCCGATTTGCAATTTGTTGGTACACATTTGAAGATGACAGTAAAATCTATAATGAAAATATATAAATACTGAGCAACAAAAAGGAAAGATTATATTGTACAATTGACTATATCAGACAGACAAACATTGGCACGAACACGTCCAGCATAGAGCTTAAATTTTATCATACCTGGTCCATGAGAAGGGCTGTGACTGGCATCCTCAACACCTGATTGACAGAAGAGAGATATACCAGAGTCTAAGTATCAAAGAGTCACAAAAAAGACAATATAATTGGCCATGTTCTGGTTTAAAAGGGCAGGTCATTCCAGCAGAGAGGTGCTAAACCCTTGGCCTAccacatcatcactatcatcacgtTCCAGTAGTATATGTAAGATTTATCAAAAAGAAAAATAACATAGCTGAGAATAACATCTTACATATAGGGCACCCTTAACAGCAGCAAAGCGACAGAAAGCTTGCGGTAGCTCGCCATGCCCATACATAGGATAAATGAAAGCACCTTGGGCattagcaaacctgttaaagataaAATGAGCACATATAGAAAATTTAGACCACAGCAAGTCACATATAAAATCACCACATGTTAGACATCTCTTAAGCTACACCAGACTAAACAGATTACCCAACAAAGGTATATACATCATAGAAGATATGTCTTCTCAAAAGAGTACCAAAAAAGGATCGAGTGAGCAAAGTGACCTCCCAATGGACGAGGAATAAAGAGCTAGGGTCTTGATTCCATCTCTCGTCGTTAGCAATTTCTCGCATGAGTCTGCAGCATCTTGATCATAATCTGCCATGGCTATTGCATATAGCACAACCCTAGAAACAAGACACAAAAGCCTAAATCAGTCAAATTGCTAAAAAAATAGAGTACACTATTACACTTGAGCATGCTCTTACGCTCTAATCTTGGGTTGAAGCTGCTGTTTCTTGAGGAATTCGATGAAGGGGAGGTCCAAGTCCTCCTCGGATATCTTACCAGAGGCTTCGCCCTCCCCATCCTTATCACCAGAAGACGATGTGGCAATGTGTGACTGGACAAGCTTGAAGAATCTGAACAAGAGGGTCTTCTCCTTAAGATTATCCCTAAGATTAAGCTTCTCCTTTGACCGATGTGTGCTGTCCATGAAGATGGCCTGCCTAGAGTCTGGCACCGGGCAGAGCGCACCATCCCAGTAGATGAGGCTACCCCCTTCCACGCTCTTGAACTCCACATGGTGGCTTCCTCCTGACCTCAGAAGAAGGTCCACGGCCTCGTCGGCGCAGTACAGCACCCTGGGACCCACCAGGTCGACCGTGAAGCGCCTGGACGGTTCGGGAACCGTCCCCGAGGTCTCAACCTCCGAGTACAGACTGCGGCGCTCGAGATCGACGGCGGTGTATGCGGCGGTGGCGGacgaggaggctgtggttgagggaGGACAAGGGGTGGAGGAGTTGGGGGAGAGGATGGAGGGGACGGAAGGGagcgggatggaggagtagaaggaGCCGTAGAAGGGGTCGGGGTCGACGTGGAGGACGGTCTTCCCGGCGGCCGCGCAGGCAGCGGCGAGGATGGACTCCGGGAGGCCGGTGCCGCAGAGGACCACGTCGAAAGAGGTTGGGTCGATGGTTGGGTAGTCGTCCATGGAACCGCCGGCGACGGAGGCGTCAGCCATGGTCAGCGGCGAATCTCAAAATCAGGTGGAGACGGAAAATTCACAAGATCTAGTGCGTGGAAGAAAGCAAGCGCGCCACCTGCGCATTCACGCAAACACGTTGGAGGCACAGCTCAGTGGCAAGATCATACTTGTTTCCAGCTGCTGGCGAGGCACCCTGCTGCTGCCAGCCACGCTACAAACTGTGGGAGGGGCGCGAGAGCGAGAAGACCGTACAGAGTCTGTTGGTTTGGGAAGGCGAGAGATCGCCGCGAGTTCGATTTGGGTTTTGGGAGGAAGGCGACGCAGATGCTTTTCTTTCCCCGGTATAATGCTAGCCGGTATAGGTAAAGGTTCCCTGGGAAGAAACTCACAGCGAACGCCTCGCAGCTGTTTGATCAAGATCAAATGATGGcagtttttcaaaagaaaatgtctTCTCTATGAAGAATTGACATGCTAAGTGAcagttttattcatcttcttgggaGAGTAATAAAGCGACTCGAAGATTTGGTGAGAAAAATTTCGGTGGACGGCAAAGAAACTTTATTGGAAGTTGTTATCCAGTCTCTCCTTAATTTTGCTATGGCATTTTTTAATATTCTCAAAAAGATTTGTTATCTCATAACAAATGAAATGTCTAGCTTTTGGTGGAGAGATACTGTAGAACAAAGGAGAATATATTGATGGGCGTGTTGGAAAATATGTGCACCAAAAAAGAATGGAGGCATGTGGTTTAGAGTTTTGCATGCATTTAGTCTCGCTATGTTAGCAAAGCAAAGTTGGAGGTTGATCATAAAACCAAATTCTTTGTGTGCAACTGTTCTCAGAACTAAGTATTACCCCGATGGAATTACTGAAAGCGGGTCCGAAAGAGTGATCCTCTTTTACTTGGTAGAGCATAATAGTTGGGCTACGCACGTTTATGAAAGGACGCATGTGGAGAGTTGGTACTGAAGCAAATGTCAACATATGGGAGGACCATCGGATGCCTAGCAGTCCGAATAGGAAAGTAATAAATGTAAAAATCCAAAAACTTCTACAAAATGTAGATGATTTAATTAATCCCTATACAGGATAATGGGATGAGGCTCTGATTAGAGATAATTTTATTTAGGTGGATGCGGAAAGAATTAAAAAAACCTTGAGCACGAACATGACTGAAGATTTTGTGGCATGGCGATATACAAAGTCGTTCTCATTCTCAGTCCGATCAACTTACTATATATGTTGAATGGGAACATCAATTTGGTGCTCAAACTAggcggggtggtggccaaggagctaTGAATGCAAACCTGGTATGGATATTTTGTGGAAGTTACAAATTTCAAGCAAGGTGAAATTTTTTGCATGGCGTGCTTTACATGGTATTGTCTCAGGGATGTCGATGTTAGCAAACAGACACATCAAGGTACAGCCTCAATGCCCAGTATGCAAGCAAGGGTCGGAAGATATGCTACGTATGATGTTTGCATGTGAAAGAGCAAAATAAGTATGAAAGAAACTCGGGTTACATGAAACAATAGGCAAAGTCATTCATATTGACATGCAAGCAAGGGTTGGAAGATATGTTGCGTATGATGTTTGCATGTGAAAGAGCAAAAGAAGTATGAAAGAAACTCGGGTTACATGAAACAATAGGCAAAGTCATTCATATTGACAGGTTGGGTAGTGTGATCGTTGAAGAATTACTCATGCGGCCGGGGAGACAGTCACCTGTTCTCGGTAGGTTGGGATTCTGAGTATTTGGTGTTCGGGGCATGGTATATATGGTGGCAGCGACGAGAATTTGTTAAGGGCAAGAACGTTCAGAAACCAATAAAGTTGTGTGGATGAAACCTCCTGTCAATTCTtataaataaaatattaatgccGCTTTTTTGAAGATGAAACAGGTGCAGCAGCGGCAATACTTCGAAATAGCCAAGAAGAGGCTCTTGCAGGAGCATCCTGGTTGTTGCATCATCTTCTTAATGCAACAGCAACAGAAGCAATGGCTATTCAGCGAGAACTAGAGTTCGTTGAAGGATTTGGATGTCAACAAGTCGTTGTTGAATCCGATTAGTTGTAAGTTATTTAAGCATGCAATGGTGTGATCGAGATTTGGAACCCCTATACTGTTATTTCAGCTAATTGTTTTCAAAAAGCATACTATATTGGTGCGCTATCCTTCGCTCATTATCCTAGAAAAGCTAATAGATTGGCGCACAACCTTATTAGACATAGTTTCAATTTAAATTCTACTTTTATTTGGGATGGTGATCCTTCTAGCTTTTTTACTTTCGGACATCGTGGATGATGTAACTTTGATTTGATTTTAATAAGTGCACCAAGTGGCTTTCCCCTAAAAAAATGCCATGGAAAACGTTCGCAAATGCTAACCCCAAGCAAAGGTTTGCTACCAAAGGTGGTCCCTTTTTTGAATCAAGAGCTTTTATTAATTAATTAGTGGGCTTACAATCATTCTGCAGGCAAACAACTAAAAACTAGGTATAAAATTGTTTCAAATACATCTTCTACTAGCAGAAACCTGCTTGGCACAAAGATGTGCCCCTTCATTAGCCTCACGTATAATGAAGTTCACTTTGAAAAAAATTCAAGTTGCCACGAAGCTCTTCAATCTCTTTGAGAATCGATGCAATTTTAGTTCAACCCTGATCCCAACCCCTCCACAATTTTAGCACTTCACTCGCATCAATTTCTACCGTGATGTTTCCaagacctactccctccgttccaaattacttatcgcgggtatggatgtatctagatatattttaattctagatatattcatttttgcgacgagtaatttggaacagaaGGAGTAGATCACAAGAGAGCTTGATTCCGCCTTTGATAGCAAGAGCCTCCATGATTAAAGAATTGGCAGCTTGACCATACCATAACGCTTGGCCTCTGATCAAGGATGTAGCATGGCCTCGTAAGACCAGTATCGTAGCTTTCTATTTTGATGTCGACATAaagctagcatgactttgatataaaCTCCAATATAAGCACTAACACCATGGAATTGACCATCTCAGGAATTTGTCACTCTTCAAATAAATTCCCCActtcctcacacacacacacacatatatatatagggtcgcgctattcgtcaccctaggtgaggaatagttattcttcaccccctctctattttgaAATCAATGCATCATATTTTTAGATTTCATAAATTTTGTCTTATGCCATactaaaaagagaacgtaagaaaatatatactccccgtaaaaaatattttatgttacgtaaagttacgaacgaAAAACATGCATAAAATGTGATATTTTTGGTCTTATAACCTATTTTCTTGTTTTCTTATACCAAATTTTACGTAatgaatcaatatgaatgtaactatttaAATTCCAAATGTAATTTATTTATGAAGCGATTGTAAAATTACCTCggttgaagaataacttattctacacccggggtgatgaatagtaactatataaatattattctgatcacgggatcagaataatattctgatcacaacctgaactgcctaaGTAATGCGCCTGGACTTCCCTCTGTATGAACCCGACCTTCGCGCTATctttgcaaccgtggcttcccccatGAATTATTCTGTttagtcgtgttctatatgatgttagtgtaatctaggaacatttttagcaactaaataccggttttaaataggaatctcgctcattgTCGAATTTTGCTCTCGACTcatgatgaaattgcgttttttgcaattttactgcctcagttgttcgacctgaacttctctcagtgctaggttgaacttccgccaacatcgcccaaacggggcttgcgatataccgttggaaagctatggacatcagtatcatggcccaagttaaatttttggcaaaatataagcgatttaagagcaattttgaaaaccgttttttcttcatacaataaatgtgaatcgtattttcgatcgcttttttaaaccatttatcggaatgaggcaaataatatggcattggaaagctgttgcaaaaccgctccttccacatgttgaaagttttctctaattccctatgaataaagagtaattcggaaaatcgtagAATTTCACAAACGAAACAtacgagtttgtattttcgatgccatttctaaacggctaagccaattgaggcaaataatatggcgttggaaagcttatgaaaatgcgctaatttttcatgttaaaagttttttttctaattttgaacggtttaaaagtaatttagaaaatgatacAAGTTCCATCGAGTttgtatttttgagctaattttttaaccgtgtgtccaaatgcagcaaatgatatgccgttggaaagcttgataaaatgcggaacttttttgtatatattgtttctcccaattccttacggttttaagtcaattttgtaaatggctaaaaacgtattttctcCGTAATTCCTACAAACTTTAtcgaaatgaggcaaataatataccgctgaaaagctacgaaaaatgcgaaacttttccatgttgatggttttctctgattcctagccgttttcctgtaattttgaaaatggcgagatcattcgttctgcctttatcacgaaacagattcttcgaaaatgcaccgcgtgaagaacctgaacttctcggcgcgtgtacctgaattTCACtcagtttttcacgtgatttttttgctcgtaactctccatccactgctcgtagctctc
The Triticum dicoccoides isolate Atlit2015 ecotype Zavitan chromosome 3A, WEW_v2.0, whole genome shotgun sequence genome window above contains:
- the LOC119267965 gene encoding rab escort protein 1-like → MADASVAGGSMDDYPTIDPTSFDVVLCGTGLPESILAAACAAAGKTVLHVDPDPFYGSFYSSIPLPSVPSILSPNSSTPCPPSTTASSSATAAYTAVDLERRSLYSEVETSGTVPEPSRRFTVDLVGPRVLYCADEAVDLLLRSGGSHHVEFKSVEGGSLIYWDGALCPVPDSRQAIFMDSTHRSKEKLNLRDNLKEKTLLFRFFKLVQSHIATSSSGDKDGEGEASGKISEEDLDLPFIEFLKKQQLQPKIRAVVLYAIAMADYDQDAADSCEKLLTTRDGIKTLALYSSSIGRFANAQGAFIYPMYGHGELPQAFCRFAAVKGALYVLRMPVTALLMDQEKKRYIGTRLASGQDLLCQQLILGPSYKIPSLDMPADASDSNLTRKVARGVCIISSSIKEASSNVLVVFPPKSLQEQQATAVRALQLSSNVAVCPPGMFMIYLSTPCTDAFTGKQYINKAMEVLFSTQASDDSEGHLETTSKNIEDTKPVLIWSCVYVQEITQGTSGTVLSCPMPDENLDYRDILESTKQLFTDTYPDEEFLPRNAAPKYADDDSDLAE